The Herbaspirillum sp. DW155 genomic interval GAGCGGACTGGGCAGCTCGCCCTGGATCGGCCGATGTTCCACCACCTTGGCATCGAGCCTGGGCGCATCGGCCATCAGCGCCTGGGTATAAGGGTGGTTGGGCCGGGCGAACACTGACCGCTTGTCGGCGATCTCCACGATGCGGCCCAGATACATGATCGCCACCCGATCCGCGATGTATTCCACCACCGCCAGGTTATGGCTGATGAACAGATAGGTGAGTTGCTTGGTCTCGCGCAATTCCATGAACAGGTTGAGGATCTGCGCCTGCACCGACACGTCCAGCGCCGAGACGGCCTCGTCGCAGACGATGAACTTCGGGTCCAGTGCCAGCGCCCGCGCAATCGCAATGCGCTGACGCTGCCCGCCTGAGAACTGGTGCGGATAACGACCCGCATAGGACGGGTCCAGACCGACCTGCCTGAGCAGATCGCCGACGAAGGCAGCGGCATCCTTGCGTTGCACCAGTCCGTGATACAAGGCCGCTTCGCTGATGATCTGATCCACCCGCTGGCGCGGGTTGAGCGAGGCATACGGATTCTGGAACACCATCTGAATGTTCAGGTGCGTCTGCAGGCTCGGCCTGGTCATGTCCACGCCGTCGAAGGAGAGACTGCCGCTGGTCGCCGGCAGCAGACCGGCGATCATCCTGCCCACGGTGGATTTGCCGCAGCCCGATTCCCCGACCAGCCCCAGGACTTCGCCGCGTTCTATGCTCAGCGAGACTTCATTGACCGCGTATACCCGCCGTGCCGGCGGCCTGGCCAGCCCCAGCTTGCCCAGCGCCCGTGTGAGCCCGCTGCTCTTGAGGCTGAAGCTCTTGCTTAATTCATTGGTCGTCAGCATTGTCGTCATCCTCATGCACTCAGTGGGTAGAAGCAGCGATGTTCGCGGCCGCCCGCGGCCACGACCGGCGGAATGGTCTGGCAATCCGGCGCTGCACGGCTGCAGCGTGGCGCGAAGGAACAACCGGGTGGCAGTCGCAGCAGCGGCGGCGTGGCACCGGGAATGGAGTAAAGGCGCTTGCCCTGGTGCCCGGACTGTGGCAGCGAGTCGATCAGGCCTTGGGTGTAGGGATGCAGCGGCTGGCGGATGACCTGCTGTACCGGCCCGCGCTCGATGATGCGGCCGGCATACATGACGCACAGGTCGTCCGCCAGGTCCTTTACCACGCTGATGTCATGGGTGATCCAGATCAGGGCGGTTCCGCTTTCGCGCGCCAGCTGTTTCATCTCATACAGGATCTGGGCCTGGATCGTCACATCCAGCGCCGTGGTCGGCTCATCGGCGATGATCAGATCGGGATGATTGATGATGGCATTGGCGATGGCCACGCGTTGACGCATGCCCCCGGACATCTCGTGCGGATATACCCGCATGCGTTCCTCGGGGGCCGGGATGCCGACCCGCTTCAAGGCGTCGCACACGCGCGCATCAATCTCCTTGCGCGAGGCCTTGCGATGGATCGCAATGGTCTCGCCCAGTTGCGCGCCGATGCGCATGACCGGGTTCAGGGACATCATCGGGTCCTGGAACACCATCGCGATGCGATCCCCGCGCAACTGGCTCCATCGCCTGGGGCTGGCCTGCCTCAGGTTCTCGCCCTTGAAGATGATCTCGCCGCCTGTGACGCGGCCCGGTGCGTCGATCAGGTTCATCAGCGAGAAAGCCGTCACCGACTTGCCCGACCCGGATTCACCGACGATACCCAATACCTTGCCTTTTTCCAGCGTGAACGACACATCGTCCAGCGCCTTGGCCACACCCGCTTCCGTGTGAAATTGGGTGACCAGATTCCTGACTTCCAGCAGTGCCATCTTCGCTCCTTATGCGTCCAGCTTGGGGTTGAGGACCACGCGCAACTGGTCGCCTACCAGACTTACCGCCATCACCAGCAAGACCAGGGCCACGCCGGGAAAGACGCTGATCCAGTACTGGTTCGACAGCATGTAGTCGAAGCCGTTGGAAATCAGCAGGCCCAGTGAAGGCTTGGTCTGCGGCAGGCCGATGCCGAGAAAACTCATGGTCGCCTCCAGCGTGATGGCATTGGCCATCTGATTGGTCGTGGTCACGATCAGCGGTGCCACGCAGTTGGGCAGCACGTGACGGAACATGATGCGGCGCGCCGGCAAGCCTTGGCCCAAGGCCGCCTCGATGTAATCCTTGCCGCGTTCGACCAGGGCCGCGCCGCGCACATTGCGGGCAAAAATGGCCCACTGCACCAGCACCAGCGCCATCAGCGTCTTGTCCACCCCCTGCCCCAGCACGGCCAGCAGCACCAAGGCCACCAGGATCGTCGGGATGCTCAGTTGCACATCGACCACGCGCATGAGCAAGGCATCCACCTTGCCGCCGAAGTAGGCCGACACCAGGCCCAGGCTGGTGCCCAGCACCAGTGCCACCAGCGCGCTGGCCACACCGATGCCCAGACTGATGCGCAATCCGTAGAGAATGGCGCTGAGCATGTCGCGGCCAGCGCCATCGGTGCCCAGCAGGTAGTGCATGCTCTGGTCGGTACTGAGCGTACCGGGACTGCGTTCGGCTTCCAGGATGGAGACCTTGGACAGGTCATAGGGATCCTGAGGGGCAATCAGCGGTGCGGCCACCGCCGCCACGATCAGGATGGCCAGCAGCAGTGCAGCCGCCGTGCCGACGCGGCTCTTGAAAAAGCGTCTGGCCAGTACGCGCCAGGGGGACTCCGAGGCAGCAGTCTCGGTGGACGGTCTGGCGACGCCTTCTCCTGAGTGAGCCTGCGATGCCAGTGCGCCTGTCTCGATATCATTCATCATCATTATGTTTGCCTCTTTACGCCGACTTGGTCCGCAGACGCGGATCCAGGATCAGATACAGCACGTCCACCACGAAATTGATCACCACATAAAGCAGCAGGACCACCATCAGGTAAGCCACCACCACCGGCCGGTCCAGCTGCAGCACCGAATCGATGATGAGCTTGCCCATGCCGGGCCAGGCGAAAATGGTTTCGGTGATCAGGGAAAAGGCGATCAGGTGGCCGAACTCGATGCCCATGACGGTCACGATGGGAATCATCACGTTAGGCGCGATATGCCGCATCATCAGACGTACCGCCCCTACCCCCTTGGCGCGCGCAAACTTGACGTATTCCTGTACCGCCACCTCGCGCGTGCCGGCCTCGGTCATGCGCATCACCAGCGCGATGTTGTGCAGGGCCAGCGTACAGGCCGGCAGCACCATGTACTGCAGCCCTTCCCAGCTGAGGAAGCTCACCTGTATCCCCAGCAAGGAAGTGGTCGGGCCGCGGCCGCCGGAAGGCAGCCACCCGAGGTTGACCGAAAACACCAGGATCAGCAGCAGGCCCAGCCAGAACACCGGCACCGTCACGCCCAGCACCGAAAATCCCATCGCCAGCTTGTGCACGCGGCTACCGGGGCGCAAACCGGACCACATGCCCAGCGGAATGCCGATCAGCGCCGACAGCAGCAAGGCCGCCACGGCCAGTTCGAAGGTGGCCGGCATGCGTTCGAAGATCAGACCGATGGCCGGCTGATTGAAGACGAAGGAATTGCCCAGATCCCCATGCAGGGCGTTGCTCACGAAGCGCAGGTATTGCTGGTACATCGGCAGATCCAGCCCCAGCGCATGCGAGGCGCGCTGTATTTCTTCCAGCGGGGCATCCGGCGCGACCAGCAGATGAATGGGATTGCCCACCAGATTGATGCCGACGAAAGCCAGGATCGACATCACAAAGATCACCAGCACGCTTTGCAGCGCGCGCCTCAACAACATCTCAAACATCGTTCCGCTCCCATGTCGAATTCACGCCGGACTCCTCCTTGCGATCCGGAGGCTGTCCCGGCAGCCCCTTGCAGATCATGATACGCTGTATCAATGAGCGATACTATATATTATCAAGCGATACCGTGTCAAACAAAGATCACCCTCTGAAACCTCTTTTTATGGATCACGATTCCAGGCGGAAACCCTTATCCAGAGCGGGATTCCAACGTTTCCCGCCGGATGGGTTTAGACGCGAATCCGCGGAGAAAGCGCGGTTCACTCAAAGAAAAAAAGGAGTGCAATCTGCACTCCTTTCAGGTTGATGACGAACCCCGTGTTTTCGAACACGGGGTTTTGTTTTTCAGGCGCAGGTAATTTGCAGATGGTCGATGGCGCAGAAGCCAAGCAATGCGCTCATTTTTCTCTGTAGCCACTTTTGTACGCTGGCATAGGCGTTCAAGCCCGGTAAAAGCGCGCGCAAGCGCGCCACCAGCAGGGCAATCTTCTTCATGTTCTGGGCCGCCGCCGCCAACAAGCACTGCTCGGCGACCTTGCGCAAGCCGCGCATGCGGGCATAGCGATGTCCGTGCAATTGCTTGGCGTCGGCGAAGCTGCGTTCTACCGTTTCCTTGCGTCGGGCATAGATGCGCTTGCCCCATTCGGTACGACGCCGATCATCCACCTTCTCCTTGGAACGCTCCCACACATGGCGCGTCACCACCTTGACCGCATTGGCGCTATTGGTGCATTGCTCGCGTACCTTGCAGCCCCGGCATTGTTCAGGCTTGGATTTGTATTCCCGATACCCCTGCCGATTGGTGGTGCTGTAGTGCAAGGACTGGCCCTGCGGGCAGATGTATTCGTCACGGTAGGCATCGTACTCATACGCCCGTTTAAAGAATGTCCCCGGCTTGTGGTTGGGTGTGCGGTAGCCCATCACGCCGCTGATCTCGCGATTCTCCAGTCCCTGGCAGACGGCCGGTGTGAAATAGCCAGCATCCAGGCCAACGGCCTGTACATCAAATCCGAACGTCTGGCGCTGACGATCCAGGCGTGCCAGATAAGGTTGACTGTCATGGACTGAGGCGGGCGTGACATGGGTATCGGTAATGATGCAATGCTTGGCATCGACGGTGCGGTGATCCAGGTAGAAGAAGCCCTTGGGCTTGTCGTCGCGCACCATGTAGCCGCTCTCGGGATCGGTGCGACTAACCTTGATCTCTTTGGTGGGCGGCTCATCATCATCGTCACGTTTGAGCGGCTTCTTGCCATGCTCGGCACGGTCGATATCCACAGCCGCATCCAGTTCGGCCAGATAGGCCGAGGGTGTCTGGGCAACTTGAACGTAGTCGAACTTGTTCTTGTTGGCGTTGGCCTTGAGGTGGGTGCTGTCGCTGTAGAGCACACGGCCATCGACCATGCCGCGTCCAATGGCCTGGCGCACGATCTCGTCGAAGATGTCTTGATAGACGGTGGTATCAATGAAGCGGCGGCGCCGGTTCTGGGAGAAGGTGGAGGAGTCCGGCACCTTGTCGGTCAGACGGAATCCGGCAAACCAGCGATAGGCCACGTTGACCTGGACCTCGCGGATGAGCTGGCGCTCGCTGCGGATACCGAAGAGGTAGCCGATGAACAAGAGCTTGAAGAGTACCACCGGGTCCAGTGCCGGGCGGCCATTGTCGGCGCAATACAGATGCGCCACCTTCTCGCGGATGAACTCGAAATCCACCGCCGCGTCGATCTTGCGCAGCAGGTGGTCCTTGGGCACGAGCATCTCGATGGTCACCATCTCTAACTCGTGCTGGGCGGCTGTCGGTTTTTTGAGCATGACCGATTAAACAACAAAGCCTTGGCTCTCGCCAGGGCTTTGTCATCAATCTGAAAGGAGTGCAATCTGCACTCCTTTCCATGTCGCGTGCGACGATCTTTACTTCTGGCGGATATCCATGGCCATGGTGAATCCGTCGGCGCGCGGGGTCAGCACGAGGTTCTTCTTCATGGCCCAGGATGCATTGAGGTGCTGCAGCGGAATGATGGCGACATCGCCCAGGGCCAGACGGCTGGCCTGCCGCTGCAGATCTGCCCGCGCCGCCTCATCGGTAGTACCGGCTGCGCGTTCGATGAGTGCATCCACTTCCTTGTTGCTGTAGCGGCCATAGTTGCTCACGCCAACCGAGGTGGCCGCGTTGTAGCTGTGGATCGTCGATACCAGTCCCGTGAGCGAATCGCCGGTCACGGCCCCGTTGCCTACCAGGAAGGCGCTGAATTCCGGTTCGCCGCTGCCGCTGCCGAAGGCTCGGGTCTGGAACACGGCATAAGGCATGGTCGCCACGTCCGTCTTGATCCCCACCTGACTCCATTGCTGGGCGATGGCCTCGCACAGTCGGGCGTCATTGACATAGCGGTTGTTGGGGCAATGCAGGGTCAGCTGAAAACCTTGCGGATAGCCGGCCTGCGCCAGCAACTCCCGCGCCCTGGCGACGTCATAGCCGCTCAGCCGGAGCTGGGCGTCGTAGCCGAAGAATCCCTTGGGCACCAGTTGCTGGGCCGCCGTGGCATCGTCCTTCATGAGGTACTTGATGATGCCGTCGCGGTTGATGGCCATCGACATCGCCTGACGCACCTTGAGATCCTTCATGGGGTTCTTCTTCATGGGGGCGCCACTGGCGTCGCGCACGAAGGGCGAGCTGTCGCGGAACTGATCCAGTGCCAGGTAGTTGAGCATGTAGGACGTCACCGAGACCAGCTTGAAGGCACGCAGCGAAGTCTCCATGTTGGCGGTGATATCGTTGATGATGTCCAGCGAGCCGGACAGCAAGGCGGCTGCGCGAGCCGGCTCACGTGGTATGAACTGGAAGCTCACGGTATCCCAGGGTTCCTTCTCGCCCCAGTACGCCGGATTCTTGTTGAGCACGAGTTTCTGTCCATGCAGCCAGCTGCCGAAGCGATACGGCCCGGTGCCGATGGCCGATTTGCCATTGGCGAAGCTTTCTTCGCTGACGTGCGCACCCAGGGATCTGGGCAGGATGGCGATGAGGCCGAGATTGTCGGGCAGCGTCGGGCTGACGTGCCTGGTCTTGACCTGCACGGTCAAGGGCGCAGTGACGCTGATGGTGCTCACTTCGCGCAGATAGGAACGGAAGGTGCGCGGCCCCGACAGGTTCATGGCGCGCTCGATCGAATACTTGACGTCCTCGGCCGTCATGGTCTGCCCGTCATGGAATTTCACATCCGGCCGCAACCTGAATTCCCAGGTGGTCGGATTGAGCATGCGCCAGGACAGCGCCAGACCAGGCTTGGGACGGAGATGATGATCCTGGGCCACCAGTGAATCATAGACGTGGGCCCAAATATTGCGGTTGGCGCTATTGAGCACATGGGGATCGGCCGAGGTGATTTCCGCCTTGAACCCGATCTTCAGTTCAGCCGCCTGCACGACCGTCCCCAGCAGTCCAACGGCGATACAGGCTGCGGCAAATATTTTCCTCACTACCTTGAACATGTTGCGACCCTCTTCTTGACTTCGATTAAACAGTTGAAGCTGCCGCCATCAGCTCGGTGCATTCCCGCCTCTGACCAGAGCAGCAATGCTTCCGGGTGGAGACAGGACACCAGACCTGCATTGGCGCGCGAGCGCGTATTTCATGACGGCTTCGCCTCGCCGTCACTCGCGCCAGCCACCCTT includes:
- a CDS encoding oligopeptide/dipeptide ABC transporter ATP-binding protein, which translates into the protein MTTMLTTNELSKSFSLKSSGLTRALGKLGLARPPARRVYAVNEVSLSIERGEVLGLVGESGCGKSTVGRMIAGLLPATSGSLSFDGVDMTRPSLQTHLNIQMVFQNPYASLNPRQRVDQIISEAALYHGLVQRKDAAAFVGDLLRQVGLDPSYAGRYPHQFSGGQRQRIAIARALALDPKFIVCDEAVSALDVSVQAQILNLFMELRETKQLTYLFISHNLAVVEYIADRVAIMYLGRIVEIADKRSVFARPNHPYTQALMADAPRLDAKVVEHRPIQGELPSPLNPPAGCTFHPRCPRAMRRCSEERPMLRSIGDGHWSACHLNDA
- a CDS encoding ABC transporter substrate-binding protein; translated protein: MFKVVRKIFAAACIAVGLLGTVVQAAELKIGFKAEITSADPHVLNSANRNIWAHVYDSLVAQDHHLRPKPGLALSWRMLNPTTWEFRLRPDVKFHDGQTMTAEDVKYSIERAMNLSGPRTFRSYLREVSTISVTAPLTVQVKTRHVSPTLPDNLGLIAILPRSLGAHVSEESFANGKSAIGTGPYRFGSWLHGQKLVLNKNPAYWGEKEPWDTVSFQFIPREPARAAALLSGSLDIINDITANMETSLRAFKLVSVTSYMLNYLALDQFRDSSPFVRDASGAPMKKNPMKDLKVRQAMSMAINRDGIIKYLMKDDATAAQQLVPKGFFGYDAQLRLSGYDVARARELLAQAGYPQGFQLTLHCPNNRYVNDARLCEAIAQQWSQVGIKTDVATMPYAVFQTRAFGSGSGEPEFSAFLVGNGAVTGDSLTGLVSTIHSYNAATSVGVSNYGRYSNKEVDALIERAAGTTDEAARADLQRQASRLALGDVAIIPLQHLNASWAMKKNLVLTPRADGFTMAMDIRQK
- a CDS encoding ABC transporter permease, with the translated sequence MMMNDIETGALASQAHSGEGVARPSTETAASESPWRVLARRFFKSRVGTAAALLLAILIVAAVAAPLIAPQDPYDLSKVSILEAERSPGTLSTDQSMHYLLGTDGAGRDMLSAILYGLRISLGIGVASALVALVLGTSLGLVSAYFGGKVDALLMRVVDVQLSIPTILVALVLLAVLGQGVDKTLMALVLVQWAIFARNVRGAALVERGKDYIEAALGQGLPARRIMFRHVLPNCVAPLIVTTTNQMANAITLEATMSFLGIGLPQTKPSLGLLISNGFDYMLSNQYWISVFPGVALVLLVMAVSLVGDQLRVVLNPKLDA
- a CDS encoding ABC transporter permease — translated: MFEMLLRRALQSVLVIFVMSILAFVGINLVGNPIHLLVAPDAPLEEIQRASHALGLDLPMYQQYLRFVSNALHGDLGNSFVFNQPAIGLIFERMPATFELAVAALLLSALIGIPLGMWSGLRPGSRVHKLAMGFSVLGVTVPVFWLGLLLILVFSVNLGWLPSGGRGPTTSLLGIQVSFLSWEGLQYMVLPACTLALHNIALVMRMTEAGTREVAVQEYVKFARAKGVGAVRLMMRHIAPNVMIPIVTVMGIEFGHLIAFSLITETIFAWPGMGKLIIDSVLQLDRPVVVAYLMVVLLLYVVINFVVDVLYLILDPRLRTKSA
- a CDS encoding ABC transporter ATP-binding protein; the encoded protein is MALLEVRNLVTQFHTEAGVAKALDDVSFTLEKGKVLGIVGESGSGKSVTAFSLMNLIDAPGRVTGGEIIFKGENLRQASPRRWSQLRGDRIAMVFQDPMMSLNPVMRIGAQLGETIAIHRKASRKEIDARVCDALKRVGIPAPEERMRVYPHEMSGGMRQRVAIANAIINHPDLIIADEPTTALDVTIQAQILYEMKQLARESGTALIWITHDISVVKDLADDLCVMYAGRIIERGPVQQVIRQPLHPYTQGLIDSLPQSGHQGKRLYSIPGATPPLLRLPPGCSFAPRCSRAAPDCQTIPPVVAAGGREHRCFYPLSA
- a CDS encoding IS1182 family transposase — its product is MLKKPTAAQHELEMVTIEMLVPKDHLLRKIDAAVDFEFIREKVAHLYCADNGRPALDPVVLFKLLFIGYLFGIRSERQLIREVQVNVAYRWFAGFRLTDKVPDSSTFSQNRRRRFIDTTVYQDIFDEIVRQAIGRGMVDGRVLYSDSTHLKANANKNKFDYVQVAQTPSAYLAELDAAVDIDRAEHGKKPLKRDDDDEPPTKEIKVSRTDPESGYMVRDDKPKGFFYLDHRTVDAKHCIITDTHVTPASVHDSQPYLARLDRQRQTFGFDVQAVGLDAGYFTPAVCQGLENREISGVMGYRTPNHKPGTFFKRAYEYDAYRDEYICPQGQSLHYSTTNRQGYREYKSKPEQCRGCKVREQCTNSANAVKVVTRHVWERSKEKVDDRRRTEWGKRIYARRKETVERSFADAKQLHGHRYARMRGLRKVAEQCLLAAAAQNMKKIALLVARLRALLPGLNAYASVQKWLQRKMSALLGFCAIDHLQITCA